In Nerophis ophidion isolate RoL-2023_Sa linkage group LG02, RoL_Noph_v1.0, whole genome shotgun sequence, one DNA window encodes the following:
- the smarcd1 gene encoding SWI/SNF-related matrix-associated actin-dependent regulator of chromatin subfamily D member 1 isoform X2, whose product MAARGGFQSAPTGGGGGVMGPGPPVPGAGPGMGPGTPTGRMGPSPAAQNHLYRSPMPGPGYPRPGMPPSSRMNPQGPAMGPPGYGGSPVSRPGMPGVMDPSRKRPAPQQIQQVQQQSRNQHTKKKKMADKILPQRIRELVPESQAYMDLLAFERKLDQTIMRKRLDIQEALKRPIKQKRKLRIFISNTFNPAKPDAEDGEGTVASWELRVEGRLLEDTAVSKYEATKQKRKFSSFFKSLVIELDKDLYGPDNHLVEWHRTATTQETDGFQVKRPGDVGVRCTVLLMLDYQPPQFKLDPRLARMLGIHTQTRPVIIQALWQYVKTHKLQDPHEREYINCDKYLQQIFETQRMKFSEIPQRLHALLMPPEPIIINHVISVDPNDQKKTACYDIDVEVDDTLKTQMNSFLLSTASQQEIAGLDNKIHETIETINQLKTQREFMLSFARDPQGFINDWLQSQCRDLKTMTDVVGNPEEERRAEFYYQPWAQEAVCRYFYSKVQQRRQELEQALGIRNT is encoded by the exons ATGGCGGCCAGAGGGGGATTTCAGTCGGCACCCACGGGTGGTGGGGGCGGTGTGATGGGTCCTGGGCCGCCGGTACCGGGTGCGGGACCTGGCATGGGTCCGGGGACTCCCACCGGTAGGATGGGACCTTCACCGGCCGCGCAGAACCACTTGTACCGCTCCCCGATGCCAGGGCCCGGCTACCCG AGACCAGGCATGCCTCCATCCAGTCGCATGAACCCGCAGGGGCCGGCCATGGGCCCACCGGGGTACGGCGGCAGTCCCGTGTCCCGCCCGGGCATGCCCGGTGTGATGGATCCATCTCGCAAGAGGCCCGCCCCTCAGCAGATCCAGCAGGTGCAACAGCAGAGCCGGAACCAGCA cacaaagaagaagaagatggctGATAAAATACTACCTCAGAGG ATCAGGGAACTGGTCCCTGAATCTCAGGCTTACATGGATCTTCTGGCCTTTGAGAGGAAGCTGGACCAGACAATTATGCGCAAGAGGCTGGATATCCAGGAGGCCCTCAAGAGGCCCATAAAG CAAAAGAGAAAGCTTCGCATCTTCATATCAAACACATTCAATCCCGCCAAACCCGATGCTGAGGATGGAGAGGGCACTGTAGCGTCCTGGGAACTACGTGTGGAGGGGCGTCTACTGGAAGAT ACTGCCGTATCCAAGTATGAAGCCACTAAACAGAAGAGGAAGTTCTCCTCTTTCTTCAAGTCTCTGGTCATTGAGTTGGACAAAGATCTTTACGGTCCAGATAATCACCTTGTGGAG TGGCATAGGACCGCAACCACCCAGGAGACTGATGGCTTCCAGGTGAAGAGACCCGGTGATGTGGGCGTTCGCTGCACTGTCTTGCTCATGCTGGATTACCAG CCCCCGCAGTTCAAGCTGGACCCTCGCCTTGCTCGCATGCTGGGGATCCACACCCAGACCAGGCCGGTCATCATTCAGGCCCTGTGGCAGTACGTCAAGACCCACAAGCTGCAGGACCCTCACGAGCGAGAGTACATCAACTGCGATAAGTACCTGCAGCAG ATCTTTGAGACCCAGAGGATGAAGTTCTCTGAGATCCCACAGCGGTTGCATGCACTTCTGATGCCTCCAGAGCCTATCATCATCAACCATGTGATCAG CGTGGATCCCAACGACCAAAAGAAGACGGCTTGCTACGACATTGACGTGGAAGTTGACGACACACTGAAGACCCAGATGAACTCCTTCCTGCTTTCCACGGCCAGTCAGCAGGAGATAGCAGGGCTGGACAACAAG ATCCACGAAACCATCGAGACCATCAACCAGCTAAAGACCCAGAGGGAGTTCATGCTCAGTTTTGCCAGGGACCCTCAGGGCTTCATCAACGACTGGCTGCAGTCGCAATGCAGAGACCTCAAG ACCATGACGGACGTCGTGGGCAACCCAGAAGAAGAGAGACGAGCGGAGTTCTACTACCAGCCGTGGGCTCAGGAGGCCGTCTGCCGCTACTTCTACTCCAAG GTGCAGCAGAGGCGACAGGAGCTGGAGCAAGCCCTTGGCATCAGGAACACCTAA
- the smarcd1 gene encoding SWI/SNF-related matrix-associated actin-dependent regulator of chromatin subfamily D member 1 isoform X1 — MAARGGFQSAPTGGGGGVMGPGPPVPGAGPGMGPGTPTGRMGPSPAAQNHLYRSPMPGPGYPRPGMPPSSRMNPQGPAMGPPGYGGSPVSRPGMPGVMDPSRKRPAPQQIQQVQQQSRNQHTKKKKMADKILPQRQIRELVPESQAYMDLLAFERKLDQTIMRKRLDIQEALKRPIKQKRKLRIFISNTFNPAKPDAEDGEGTVASWELRVEGRLLEDTAVSKYEATKQKRKFSSFFKSLVIELDKDLYGPDNHLVEWHRTATTQETDGFQVKRPGDVGVRCTVLLMLDYQPPQFKLDPRLARMLGIHTQTRPVIIQALWQYVKTHKLQDPHEREYINCDKYLQQIFETQRMKFSEIPQRLHALLMPPEPIIINHVISVDPNDQKKTACYDIDVEVDDTLKTQMNSFLLSTASQQEIAGLDNKIHETIETINQLKTQREFMLSFARDPQGFINDWLQSQCRDLKTMTDVVGNPEEERRAEFYYQPWAQEAVCRYFYSKVQQRRQELEQALGIRNT, encoded by the exons ATGGCGGCCAGAGGGGGATTTCAGTCGGCACCCACGGGTGGTGGGGGCGGTGTGATGGGTCCTGGGCCGCCGGTACCGGGTGCGGGACCTGGCATGGGTCCGGGGACTCCCACCGGTAGGATGGGACCTTCACCGGCCGCGCAGAACCACTTGTACCGCTCCCCGATGCCAGGGCCCGGCTACCCG AGACCAGGCATGCCTCCATCCAGTCGCATGAACCCGCAGGGGCCGGCCATGGGCCCACCGGGGTACGGCGGCAGTCCCGTGTCCCGCCCGGGCATGCCCGGTGTGATGGATCCATCTCGCAAGAGGCCCGCCCCTCAGCAGATCCAGCAGGTGCAACAGCAGAGCCGGAACCAGCA cacaaagaagaagaagatggctGATAAAATACTACCTCAGAGG CAGATCAGGGAACTGGTCCCTGAATCTCAGGCTTACATGGATCTTCTGGCCTTTGAGAGGAAGCTGGACCAGACAATTATGCGCAAGAGGCTGGATATCCAGGAGGCCCTCAAGAGGCCCATAAAG CAAAAGAGAAAGCTTCGCATCTTCATATCAAACACATTCAATCCCGCCAAACCCGATGCTGAGGATGGAGAGGGCACTGTAGCGTCCTGGGAACTACGTGTGGAGGGGCGTCTACTGGAAGAT ACTGCCGTATCCAAGTATGAAGCCACTAAACAGAAGAGGAAGTTCTCCTCTTTCTTCAAGTCTCTGGTCATTGAGTTGGACAAAGATCTTTACGGTCCAGATAATCACCTTGTGGAG TGGCATAGGACCGCAACCACCCAGGAGACTGATGGCTTCCAGGTGAAGAGACCCGGTGATGTGGGCGTTCGCTGCACTGTCTTGCTCATGCTGGATTACCAG CCCCCGCAGTTCAAGCTGGACCCTCGCCTTGCTCGCATGCTGGGGATCCACACCCAGACCAGGCCGGTCATCATTCAGGCCCTGTGGCAGTACGTCAAGACCCACAAGCTGCAGGACCCTCACGAGCGAGAGTACATCAACTGCGATAAGTACCTGCAGCAG ATCTTTGAGACCCAGAGGATGAAGTTCTCTGAGATCCCACAGCGGTTGCATGCACTTCTGATGCCTCCAGAGCCTATCATCATCAACCATGTGATCAG CGTGGATCCCAACGACCAAAAGAAGACGGCTTGCTACGACATTGACGTGGAAGTTGACGACACACTGAAGACCCAGATGAACTCCTTCCTGCTTTCCACGGCCAGTCAGCAGGAGATAGCAGGGCTGGACAACAAG ATCCACGAAACCATCGAGACCATCAACCAGCTAAAGACCCAGAGGGAGTTCATGCTCAGTTTTGCCAGGGACCCTCAGGGCTTCATCAACGACTGGCTGCAGTCGCAATGCAGAGACCTCAAG ACCATGACGGACGTCGTGGGCAACCCAGAAGAAGAGAGACGAGCGGAGTTCTACTACCAGCCGTGGGCTCAGGAGGCCGTCTGCCGCTACTTCTACTCCAAG GTGCAGCAGAGGCGACAGGAGCTGGAGCAAGCCCTTGGCATCAGGAACACCTAA